In Panicum virgatum strain AP13 chromosome 4N, P.virgatum_v5, whole genome shotgun sequence, a single window of DNA contains:
- the LOC120669844 gene encoding uncharacterized protein LOC120669844, whose amino-acid sequence MMKKEARSSFWPDVQPELLGLVLLRLPSLADRVRLRAVCRPWRSNARLQPLPSPLPWLTLLNGTFLSIPDGKIIRMPAPDDAFCFGSIDSWLFFVHSDGGCSLVNPFSKATLDLPKLSIKWFEAIPRFGSLLQKMVVPLPLESSPGSLVAALILENGGTICMYRPPMATYLPTRRNQRSFDYVSDITFFKGKFYGLGIHDVLMTFELNFGADSKPRISCVKCITKYPTVSVILPKPLYSTYMTKKYLVECCGSLLMVKRHIEFTDTTCEHPLDCDRTAAFEVFEADLSTKPGQWRCLTTLGGQVLFVGKHHSKSFPAGESTGFQEDCIYFMCDYRNDAVDPLHDSGVYNMRTGIITPLLLETAAVPKHHGGQWRPTWLFPADAM is encoded by the coding sequence ATGATGAAGAAGGAGGcacgatcttcgttctggccaGACGTCCAGCCAGAACTCTTGGGACTTGTCCTCCTGCGGCTTCCCTCCCTTGCGGACCGTGTCCGACTAAGGGCAGTGTGCCGACCATGGCGCTCCAATGCTCGGCTGCAGCCCCTGCCTTCTCCACTTCCGTGGCTCACCCTCCTCAATGGGACCTTCCTCAGCATCCCCGATGGGAAAATTATCAGAATGCCAGCGCCGGATGATGCTTTCTGCTTTGGTTCCATTGACAGCTGGCTATTCTTTGTGCACAGTGATGGTGGGTGCTCACTCGTGAACCCTTTCTCCAAGGCCACACTGGACCTTCCCAAGCTATCCATCAAGTGGTTCGAGGCAATCCCCAGGTTTGGTTCCCTTTTGCAGAAGATGGTGGTTCCCTTGCCCCTGGAATCATCACCAGGTTCCCTTGTTGCTGCGCTGATCTTGGAAAATGGTGGGACTATTTGTATGTATCGACCACCAATGGCAACCTACTTGCCCACACGGAGGAACCAGAGATCGTTTGACTATGTTTCGGATATTACCTTCTTCAAGGGAAAGTTTTATGGTCTTGGTATTCACGACGTGCTCATGACATTTGAGCTTAACTTTGGCGCTGATAGTAAACCAAGGATATCATGCGTCAAATGCATAACTAAGTACCCCACTGTAAGTGTTATCTTGCCGAAACCCCTGTACAGTACATACATGACGAAGAAATATTTAGTTGAATGCTGTGGTAGTCTATTGATGGTGAAGCGACATATTGAGTTTACCGATACAACTTGCGAGCATCCCTTGGATTGTGATCGCACCGCGGCATTTGAGGTCTTTGAGGCAGATTTGAGCACCAAACCAGGCCAATGGAGATGCCTCACTACGTTGGGTGGCCAAGTGCTCTTTGTTGGGAAGCATCACTCCAAGTCGTTTCCTGCAGGAGAGAGCACTGGATTTCAAGAGGACTGCATATATTTCATGTGTGACTATCGTAACGATGCTGTTGATCCTCTTCATGATTCTGGTGTGTACAACATGAGAACCGGGATCATCACACCCTTGCTATTAGAGACCGCAGCTGTGCCGAAGCATCATGGTGGTCAGTGGCGTCCAACTTGGCTGTTCCCTGCTGACGCGATGTAA
- the LOC120668875 gene encoding uncharacterized protein LOC120668875, translating to MEECLAGREICPQARHFATLALKNYNSKRVHKFEMATVLLSKCFTEHDGVTYGHVNFTAAPKGQVTSLAAKRLFFAELMLVPELQMDETAEPMRVVHVCTIDGSCYGGCHLIRLDIKKSIRNKMDYDRCHACSDRIKHPTGDQFIGGHNSTRMPYYSTF from the exons ATGGAAGAATGCCTTGCTGGGCGTGAGATTTGCCCTCAGGCACGACACTTCGCCACGCTTGCCCTCAAGAACTACAACTCCAAGAGAGTG cataagttTGAGATGGCAACTGTGCTTCTATCCAAGTGTTTCACTGAGCATGATGGAGTGACGTATGGCCATGTCAACTTCACAGCGGCTCCAAAGGGTCAGGTCACGTCACTTGCAGCCAAGAGGTTATTTTTCGCTGAGCTCATGCTGGTTCCAGAACTGCAGATGGATGAGACTGCTGAGCCTATGCGTGTTGTCCATGTATGCACCATAGATGGTTCTTGTTATG GTGGGTGCCACCTGATAAGACTGGATATTAAGAAATCAATAAGGAATAAGATGGATTACGACCGCTGTCATGCCTGCAGCGATCGCATTAAACACCCAACAGGGGATCAGTTCATTGGTGGTCATAATTCTACTAGAATGCCATACTACAGCACATTTTAG
- the LOC120669846 gene encoding uncharacterized protein LOC120669846: protein MQNDGRFSLVNPFSKTMLQLPKPANISHQMRNGYTGNPFLYKLVMPSSQDFSPDSLAAVLIMDDGFNIKLGICPPLVPNDALRKFNHDHHTCDVVFFNGKLYAFVSRGLFLVEIADNHKIKPKISSIKSVIDPIKFPDIADRSSNESYLFGDWYYLVESGGRLLLVVRQVRVWSPLPEHGPHTIWFEVFEEDLIANSCHKWRRISSLAGQALFISTYSKSRPATECGLPQEDCIYFICDYARDYPTPDPLRDSGVFNMRNGTITPLLPDTTAVQPLCKGCPTWFFPSHAM from the coding sequence ATGCAAAATGATGGCAGGTTCTCTTTGGTGAACCCTTTCTCCAAAACTATGCTGCAGCTTCCTAAGCCAGCCAACATTTCGCACCAAATGAGGAATGGCTACACCGGCAATCCATTTCTCTATAAGTTGGTCATGCCCTCGTCCCAGGACTTCTCACCAGATTCCCTTGCTGCTGTGCTGATCATGGACGATGGTTTTAACATCAAACTTGGTATTTGCCCGCCCCTGGTTCCCAACGACGCATTGAGAAAGTTTAATCATGATCACCATACTTGTGATGTTGTGTTCTTTAATGGAAAGCTGTATGCTTTCGTTTCCAGGGGGCTATTCCTTGTTGAGATTGCTGATAATCACAAAATTAAGCCAAAAATCTCATCCATCAAATCCGTAATTGACCCTATCAAGTTTCCAGATATTGCAGATCGATCCTCTAATGAGAGTTATCTCTTCGGAGATTGGTATTATCTAGTTGAATCTGGCGGTAGACTGTTGCTTGTTGTGCGGCAGGTCAGGGTCTGGTCCCCTCTGCCAGAACACGGTCCACACACCATTTGGTTCGAGGTCTTTGAGGAAGACTTGATCGCCAATTCGTGTCATAAATGGAGAAGAATAAGCTCCTTGGCAGGCCAAGCGCTCTTTATCAGCACATACTCCAAGTCTCGTCCTGCTACTGAATGTGGTTTACCTCAGGAAGACTGCATCTACTTCATATGTGACTATGCCAGAGATTATCCTACTCCTGATCCTCTTCGGGACTCCGGTGTGTTCAACATGAGAAATGGGACGATCACGCCGTTGTTACCAGATACCACAGCGGTGCAGCCTCTTTGCAAGGGGTGCCCGACATGGTTTTTCCCTTCTCATGCCATGTAA